Genomic DNA from Pirellulales bacterium:
TGTAATGCTCGGCGCCTCTTTGCTACCACTGGTGTTTGCGCGTTTTTGATGCGCAGCCTTGCGATTTTGACAGCCGCTTGGCGCCGGCAAACCGAGCCAGGGCGATACAATGGCGGCACCTCCGGCGGCCGTAGCGACACGTCGCTCGATTGAACCGCGCATGCTCGCGGCAACGGCGGAGAGGGATCTCGAATGAGCCAAGGAGAATCTTGATGGCTAACTTCGTGGAGTTTCACCACAAGAACCGCAAGGTGATTCTGAACCTCGACCAGGTGTGTGTGATCGAAGAGCGGGCCGACGGCAGCGACTTATTAATCCGCTGCTCGAATTCCGAAGATTACCTGGTCGTCGGCGGCGAGGCCGAGAAGGTCAGAGCCGCGGTGCGCGAACATTCGTGTGTCGAGAAGTAAACTCCTGCCGCGCCCACGTCGTGTTGCCGTCCGGCGCTGGCGGCTGCCACCACCACACCGCCGCCGAACGACTTAGATCGTGCTACTCCGCACCGCGGTTGCGCTTGCGACGAATTCCAGCGTATCGGCCATTCCCTTGCGTTGCAGATCTACGATCGCGGCCCCGTGCTCCTGCCACCATTGGCGGGCGTCGGTCTGCGTCCACGGAATGATGTTGGTCAGCGTATCGAGCACTTGCAGAATCTCCGTCGCCGATTGCGGACGGTGGCAGGCATCTTTCGACAGACATGACATCACCAGCTCGCTCAACGTCGAGGGAACCGCCGGGTTGAGTTGCAACGGCGGCTCGGGGTTGACGTTCATGACGTGGAACAACACGTCAAGATCGCTGGCACAGTGAAAGATGCTGCGCCCCGTAAGTAGCTGATAGGCCACGGCACCCAGCGAGTACAGGTCGGACCTCGTATCGGTCACCAACGGATCGCGCAGTCGTTCGGGAGCCATGTAGAGCGGCGTCCCGGCGAGAACAGTCGCGGCACTTACGCCCGTGTTCTGATCGTTGGCAGTGCTCTTAACGAGCCCGAAATCGAGAACTTTGACGAAATCGGCCTGCCCACCGCGCTCGCAAAGCATGATGTTGTGCGGCTTGATGTCACGGTGCGCCAGACCGATACCATGTGCTTCGGCCAGCGAACCGCAAATCTGCTTGAGGATGTACACCGCCCGGCCCGGAGGCACCGCCCCTTCGAGCTGTACCAGTTGCGCGAGCGAACCGCCGGGCAGATACTCCATCGCGTAATAAAACACGCCGTCGGTCGTCCGGCCGAAATCGTAGATTTCGATCGTATTCGGATGCGTCAGTTGGCTGGCCAATTGCACTTCGCGCTCGAACCGGGCGATGGCCACGGGCGTCATCATTTCGGGCTTTAACAGCTTGACGGCCGTGCGACGCCGCAACATCGAGTGGCGCGCGCGATAAACGACGCCCATGCCCCCTTCACCAATTTTCTCCTCCAGCGTGTACTGCCCCACCTGCCGGGCGACGCCGATCTGCCGCTGCAGTCGCGCAATGCGTAGCGCCGAATAGAGGAACCCGCCGGCGGCCACGATCAATACACCCAGCGGCAGCCAGGAGGCGATCAGCGGATACCGCAGCGGCGCGTAAGCCTCGGCAATATCGACCTCGGTCCCCACGCCGAAGCCGTATTCCGGCAGCCAACGCCAGGCCCCGATCGACGGTACCCCCCGGTAATCGCGATAGCCTTCGACGTCCACACCATCTTCCTTGGCAATCGCCCTGGCCGCCAGCTTGGTCAGGGGGCGTGCCGCGGGCGAAAGCGCCGCCTTGGCGCCGGTCGTCAGGTCCACGCCCGGGTCGCGCACCTGCAAGTTGAAGATCGCGCGCGCCCCCGGCTCGTCGGCAATCATCCCCAGTTGCTTCAATTGCTCGTTGAACCGGCTGTCGGAAAGGAACCATCCGTGCTCATCAAAGGCGTACGTCTCGCCGGTATTTCCCAGCCGTGCGACCGAAAGGATGCGCGTAAACTGGTAGTCGGCGCTCACGCCCAAGCTGAGCACGGCAATAATGTTGTCCTCGTCGTCGTAGACGGGCGTGGGGACCCAAATCATGGGATGCTCCCGCAGCACCGGGCGGTCGGGTGCAAAAGAGCCCTCGGGATGCGGCTTCGAGATGCGGGTTTCGCCGGCAAAGGCATGCGCGATATCGGCCATGCCCGACGCGTTGAGGTGTACGCCCACGTCCAGGTCCGTCGGCGCTGCAAGCACCATGCCCGACTTGTCGGTGACGGCGTAGGTCGTGTAATGCGCGTTTTCATCGTCCAAGTAGACCTGCAGCGATTCGCGCAGCTCGGCCATGGCGCTGGAATCGATCAGCGTCTGCCGGATGGCCGCGGCGCTCAGGTTGCTGCGTCCGATGCGCGTCAGCTCCAGGATTTGGCC
This window encodes:
- a CDS encoding serine/threonine protein kinase: MSGDDYDRVKRIFLKACDLHGQARRELLDRECGGDAELRQRVESLLTHHLAQTILDSRVVPPTELQAAASSFLATLRRAADLMAGEIRERKGTYLAAALALALLIAGGIWSHYGIENAMRQVLRDELQTVLDADVTALDLWLKEQKADAEHWAQQPDVRGQILELTRIGRSNLSAAAIRQTLIDSSAMAELRESLQVYLDDENAHYTTYAVTDKSGMVLAAPTDLDVGVHLNASGMADIAHAFAGETRISKPHPEGSFAPDRPVLREHPMIWVPTPVYDDEDNIIAVLSLGVSADYQFTRILSVARLGNTGETYAFDEHGWFLSDSRFNEQLKQLGMIADEPGARAIFNLQVRDPGVDLTTGAKAALSPAARPLTKLAARAIAKEDGVDVEGYRDYRGVPSIGAWRWLPEYGFGVGTEVDIAEAYAPLRYPLIASWLPLGVLIVAAGGFLYSALRIARLQRQIGVARQVGQYTLEEKIGEGGMGVVYRARHSMLRRRTAVKLLKPEMMTPVAIARFEREVQLASQLTHPNTIEIYDFGRTTDGVFYYAMEYLPGGSLAQLVQLEGAVPPGRAVYILKQICGSLAEAHGIGLAHRDIKPHNIMLCERGGQADFVKVLDFGLVKSTANDQNTGVSAATVLAGTPLYMAPERLRDPLVTDTRSDLYSLGAVAYQLLTGRSIFHCASDLDVLFHVMNVNPEPPLQLNPAVPSTLSELVMSCLSKDACHRPQSATEILQVLDTLTNIIPWTQTDARQWWQEHGAAIVDLQRKGMADTLEFVASATAVRSSTI